In one window of Zhihengliuella sp. ISTPL4 DNA:
- a CDS encoding DivIVA domain-containing protein: MALTPDDVVTKQFQHVRFKDGFDPDEVDDFLDEIVIEWRKALEENAELKAKLAAYESGSAPAAAAEPVAAAPAPAPAAETPAEPAPTGSATATAGIIELAQRLHDEHVAEGEAKRDQLISEAEAEVARIRTEAEAKQREETARLERERNTLEARITELRNFERDYRSQLRGYIEGQLRELDEKSGSTDSTPVSAIGL, from the coding sequence ATGGCACTTACCCCGGATGACGTCGTCACCAAGCAGTTCCAGCACGTCCGCTTCAAGGACGGCTTCGACCCGGACGAGGTCGACGACTTCCTCGACGAGATCGTCATCGAGTGGCGCAAGGCCCTCGAGGAGAACGCCGAGCTGAAGGCGAAGCTCGCCGCGTACGAGTCGGGCTCCGCGCCCGCCGCCGCTGCAGAGCCGGTCGCCGCCGCTCCCGCCCCGGCCCCCGCGGCCGAGACTCCCGCCGAGCCTGCCCCGACCGGCTCCGCGACCGCCACCGCCGGCATCATCGAGCTCGCGCAGCGTCTGCACGACGAGCACGTGGCCGAGGGTGAGGCCAAGCGCGACCAGCTCATCTCCGAGGCCGAGGCCGAGGTCGCCCGCATCCGCACGGAGGCCGAGGCGAAGCAGCGCGAGGAGACCGCACGTCTCGAGCGCGAGCGCAACACGCTGGAGGCCCGCATCACCGAGCTGCGCAACTTCGAGCGCGACTACCGCTCGCAGCTCCGCGGCTACATCGAGGGTCAGCTCCGCGAGCTCGACGAGAAGTCGGGCTCCACGGACTCCACGCCGGTCTCCGCGATCGGCCTGTAA
- a CDS encoding GNAT family N-acetyltransferase, whose translation MSIVVRPATVFEDVAAVVGPKKPTSNVCFCLSYRIGNKENVSLRGPARAERVRELCHQDPPPGVLAYLDDEPVGWAALHPRRDTSFARNRLIPHIDDVDVWSLWCFRVRPGHRKQGVSHALIEGAVAYARERGAPAIEGYPVDNAGAKVNLTMAYVGTRRLFESAGFAKAADTGSVLDGFPRVLMRLDLRQ comes from the coding sequence ATGAGCATCGTGGTACGCCCGGCGACGGTCTTCGAGGACGTCGCGGCGGTCGTGGGACCGAAGAAGCCGACGTCGAACGTCTGTTTCTGCCTGAGCTACCGGATCGGCAACAAGGAGAACGTCTCCCTCCGCGGCCCCGCGCGGGCCGAGCGGGTGCGTGAGCTCTGCCATCAGGACCCCCCTCCCGGCGTGCTCGCGTACCTCGACGACGAGCCGGTCGGCTGGGCGGCGCTGCATCCTCGACGGGATACGAGCTTCGCGCGCAACCGCCTCATCCCCCACATCGACGACGTCGACGTGTGGTCGCTGTGGTGCTTCCGGGTCCGCCCGGGGCACCGCAAGCAGGGTGTGTCGCACGCGCTCATCGAAGGCGCTGTCGCCTACGCCAGGGAACGCGGCGCCCCGGCGATCGAAGGCTATCCGGTCGACAACGCGGGGGCGAAGGTGAATCTGACGATGGCCTACGTCGGCACGCGGCGGCTCTTCGAGAGTGCGGGATTCGCCAAGGCCGCGGACACGGGTTCCGTCCTCGACGGCTTCCCCCGGGTGCTCATGCGTCTCGATCTGCGCCAGTGA
- a CDS encoding YggT family protein translates to MQLVSVLASIVHLVLLVYILVLFARLILDYIPMFNREWRPKGFGLVAAEAVYTVTDPPIRFFRRIIPPLRIGQLSLDFGFALTLLVVLILMNIVRLFI, encoded by the coding sequence GTGCAGCTGGTCTCGGTCCTCGCCAGCATCGTCCACCTGGTGCTGCTGGTCTACATCCTCGTGCTCTTCGCGCGCCTCATCCTGGACTACATCCCGATGTTCAATCGGGAATGGCGGCCCAAGGGATTCGGTCTCGTCGCCGCGGAGGCGGTCTACACCGTCACCGATCCGCCCATCCGGTTCTTCCGGCGGATCATCCCTCCGTTGCGCATCGGTCAGCTCTCCCTGGACTTCGGCTTCGCGCTGACCCTCCTGGTCGTCCTGATCCTCATGAACATCGTGCGCCTGTTCATCTGA
- the lspA gene encoding signal peptidase II, protein MSGRRPLRRSAAGAIVAVLAAVVLAADQFVKYLTIENLPLHEAVPVLGEFLQLYYVRNPGAAFSLGSGVTWIFTIALAVVAGIIVWKAFGLRSRLWAVVLGCLLGGVLGNLTDRLFRAPGFPVGEVVDMISMPWMMPAIFNVADIFIVTGMISVALLVVFGLRFDGTRERDHAPVETDEDAEAAAASEGR, encoded by the coding sequence TTGTCAGGACGTCGTCCCCTTCGTCGGTCGGCGGCCGGTGCGATCGTTGCGGTTCTCGCAGCGGTCGTGCTGGCCGCCGATCAGTTTGTGAAGTACCTCACCATCGAGAACCTGCCGCTGCACGAGGCGGTCCCGGTTCTCGGCGAGTTCCTCCAGCTCTACTACGTGCGCAATCCCGGTGCGGCGTTCTCGCTGGGCTCCGGCGTGACCTGGATCTTCACCATCGCCCTCGCCGTGGTGGCGGGCATCATCGTCTGGAAGGCCTTCGGGCTGCGCTCGCGCCTCTGGGCCGTGGTCCTCGGGTGCCTCCTCGGGGGTGTCCTGGGTAATCTGACGGACCGTCTCTTCCGGGCTCCCGGCTTCCCGGTCGGCGAAGTGGTGGACATGATCTCGATGCCGTGGATGATGCCGGCGATCTTCAACGTCGCCGACATCTTCATCGTCACGGGGATGATCTCGGTCGCTCTGCTCGTCGTGTTCGGGCTCCGGTTCGACGGCACCCGCGAGCGGGACCACGCGCCGGTGGAGACGGACGAGGACGCCGAGGCGGCTGCTGCGTCCGAGGGGCGCTGA
- a CDS encoding RluA family pseudouridine synthase, translating to MESRSLPVPDGLDGTRVDAALAKLLGFSRTFAAEVAGSGGVRLDGVTLDKSDRLRGGAWLDVEWEPKEGPKIVPIAVPELGIVYDDDDIVVVDKPTGVAAHPSLGWEGPTVVGALAAAGFRVATSGAPERQGVVHRLDVGTSGLMVVAKSEAAYTALKRAFKERTVEKIYHAVVQGHPDPLVGTIDAPIGRHPNHSWKFAVVPDGKPSVTHYETLEAFPGASLLEIHLETGRTHQIRVHMAAHRHPCVGDPLYGADPTLSARLGLTRQWLHAHQLAFAHPTTGEWVQFTSPYPEDFQHALDVLRGE from the coding sequence GTGGAGTCCCGGTCGCTGCCCGTTCCGGACGGGCTCGACGGCACGCGCGTCGACGCCGCCCTCGCCAAGCTGCTCGGGTTCTCCCGCACCTTCGCGGCGGAGGTGGCGGGCTCCGGTGGCGTGCGTCTCGACGGCGTGACCCTCGACAAGTCCGACCGCCTGCGCGGTGGTGCCTGGCTCGACGTCGAGTGGGAGCCGAAGGAGGGCCCGAAGATCGTGCCGATCGCGGTGCCGGAACTCGGCATCGTCTACGACGACGATGACATCGTCGTCGTGGACAAGCCGACCGGAGTCGCCGCCCATCCCTCGCTCGGATGGGAGGGCCCGACGGTAGTCGGTGCTCTTGCGGCTGCCGGCTTCCGGGTGGCGACGAGCGGTGCGCCGGAGCGTCAGGGCGTCGTGCACCGGCTGGACGTGGGCACGAGCGGTCTCATGGTCGTCGCCAAGAGCGAGGCCGCTTACACCGCGCTCAAGCGCGCGTTCAAGGAGCGCACGGTCGAGAAGATCTATCACGCGGTGGTACAGGGTCATCCGGACCCGCTCGTGGGCACGATCGACGCTCCGATCGGTCGGCACCCGAACCACTCGTGGAAGTTCGCTGTCGTCCCGGACGGCAAGCCTTCCGTGACGCACTACGAGACGCTCGAGGCGTTTCCCGGTGCGTCCCTGCTCGAGATCCACCTGGAGACGGGCCGCACCCATCAGATCCGGGTGCACATGGCGGCGCACCGGCACCCGTGCGTCGGCGATCCGCTGTACGGCGCGGACCCGACGCTGTCGGCCCGCCTCGGACTCACGCGGCAGTGGCTGCACGCGCATCAGCTGGCCTTCGCGCATCCGACGACGGGGGAGTGGGTGCAGTTCACCTCGCCCTATCCGGAGGACTTCCAGCACGCGCTGGACGTGCTGCGCGGCGAATAG
- the sepF gene encoding cell division protein SepF produces the protein MGNPLKKTMVYLGLADEEEVYEEETPAPARAQRERERERDREEPAPAPVTPLRRPVAVRQPAAGAVNEILTVHPKQYRDAQLIAESFREGVPVIINLSQMSDADARRLIDFASGLSLGLYGRIERVTSKVFLLSPENIAVSGHGGIAHADAESAGFDHS, from the coding sequence ATGGGTAACCCGCTGAAGAAGACCATGGTGTATCTCGGCCTCGCCGACGAGGAAGAGGTCTACGAAGAGGAGACGCCGGCGCCCGCCCGCGCCCAGCGCGAGCGTGAGCGTGAGCGTGACCGCGAAGAGCCGGCACCGGCTCCCGTCACGCCGCTCCGTCGTCCCGTCGCCGTCCGCCAGCCTGCAGCAGGAGCCGTGAACGAGATCCTCACCGTCCACCCGAAGCAGTACCGCGACGCCCAGCTCATCGCGGAGAGCTTCCGCGAGGGCGTCCCGGTCATCATCAACCTCTCCCAGATGAGCGACGCCGACGCGCGCCGTCTCATCGACTTCGCGAGCGGTCTCTCCCTCGGCCTGTACGGCCGTATCGAGCGGGTGACCTCCAAGGTCTTCCTGCTCTCGCCGGAGAACATCGCGGTGTCGGGTCACGGGGGCATCGCGCACGCAGACGCCGAGTCTGCGGGCTTCGACCACTCCTAG